A genomic segment from Amphiura filiformis chromosome 10, Afil_fr2py, whole genome shotgun sequence encodes:
- the LOC140162194 gene encoding uncharacterized protein, with protein sequence MNRKEDELVNLTGEPKDEHQIVFRQGKMKYYLPHSCPLEVVLYVMEELEKEYGNIVQEKTIMDGSFWFNTKYWFWELSKKLSAIFPQLDSRIVEDLVRPMAERLQRVFGRIRKVPYMNSTPPRRPENYLGSMDYVEPGPSSDLVMGTPKKLTKLKIQQQLEVRGEGAMSEGSEEDENSVVDLSGEDEECMEDQRENEEDQYEGGKTDCVDSNVDNADDVGDISWPNWDSPNDNGGHTPSKDQTKITDYFKPPQEDKHNERVKEQTKLTEFFRTQHGGRPFVTRYRMNPNNTPRSNPNNNPGTNSNNISGTKPCDIPGRSADSEAEKLKRADRLSHNSKKRSIPPAEEPPAKRKSPEDPPEDQDNTSDDGDEDTDERFGWALVNEKRYKRFDSAERSYHLTLNRGHSVREG encoded by the exons ATGAATCGGAAAGAAGATGAACTTGTCAACCTGACGGGGGAACCCAAAGATGAACATCAAATTGTGTTTCGCCAGGGGAAGATGAAGTACTATCTCCCACATTCTTGTCCATTAGAAGTTGTTTTATATGTAATGGAGGAATTGGAGAAGGAATATGGGAATATTGTTCAAGAGAAGACCATCATGGACGGCAG TTTCTGGTTCAACACGAAATATTGGTTTTGGGAACTGTCGAAGAAATTGTCCGCCATCTTCCCGCAGTTAGATTCTCGAATTGTGGAAGACCTGGTTAGACCTATGGCAGAAAGACTTCAACGTGTCTTCGGCAGAATACGCAAAGTACCTTACATGAACAGCACACCACCTCGGAGACCTGAGAACTATTTGGGCAGTATGGACTATGTTGAACCGGGACCCTCGAGTGATCTAG TGATGGGTACGCCGAAGAAACTTACCAAACTGAAAATCCAACAGCAGCTGGAGGTACGAGGGGAAGGGGCTATGAGTGAAGGGTCGGAAGAGGATGAAAATAGCGTGGTAGACCTATCTGGAGAGGATGAAGAGTGTATGGAGGATCAGCGGGAAAATGAAGAAGACCAATATGAAGGGGGTAAGACAGATTGTGTTGATAGTAATGTTGATAATGCTGATGATGTAGGGGACATTTCATGGCCTAATTGGGATTCACCAAATGATAACGGTGGACACACACCTTCTAAAGATCAAACCAAAATTACCGATTATTTTAAACCACCTCAGGAAGATAAACACAACGAGCGTGtcaaagaacaaacaaaattaaccgAGTTTTTCAGAACCCAACACGGAGGTAGACCTTTCGTAACACGATATAGGATGAATCCAAATAATACTCCTCGCTCGAATCCAAATAACAACCCTGGTACGAACTCAAATAATATCTCTGGCACGAAGCCATGTGACATCCCTGGTAGATCCGCTGACTCTGAGGCGGAAAAGCTTAAACGGGCTGATAGGTTAAGTCATAATTCTAAAAAACGTAGCATACCTCCAGCTGAGGAGCCTCCTGCGAAACGTAAGTCACCGGAGGATCCTCCGGAGGACCAAGATAACACGAGCGATGATGGTGATGAGGATACGGATGAGCGTTTTGGGTGGGCCTTGGTTAACGAGAAACGATATAAGCGCTTTGATTCTGCCGAGAGATCGTATCATCTCACTCTAAATCGTGGACATTCAGTTAGGGAGGGGTAG